From Verrucomicrobia bacterium S94, the proteins below share one genomic window:
- a CDS encoding RNA methyltransferase, with translation MENVLTIESLKNPRVKTVVKLRKAKHRKELKQTVVEGFREICRAFESGWKFTELYFCPELYLATDEDLLVEQIRQAGIPVFQCSETAFRKMSYRDTPDGLMALSPLVGKTLDELTLPENPLILIAEDLEKPGNLGTILRTADATGVDAVIACDHKTDLNNPNVIRASIGTIFFMPVAEASSEEMFEWLKKKNIQSLAAVPDAETEYTEIDMRGGTAVVVGAEDEGLTEQWIQKADHAVSIPMLGKNDSLNVSTAAAVLLYEAVRQRRTGL, from the coding sequence ATGGAAAACGTCCTGACAATTGAAAGCCTGAAAAATCCACGGGTAAAAACCGTTGTAAAACTGCGTAAAGCCAAACACCGAAAAGAGCTGAAGCAGACCGTCGTGGAAGGCTTCCGGGAAATCTGCAGGGCATTTGAAAGCGGATGGAAATTCACCGAACTCTATTTCTGCCCCGAACTCTATCTGGCAACGGACGAGGATTTGCTGGTTGAACAGATCCGTCAGGCCGGCATTCCCGTTTTCCAATGTTCTGAAACCGCATTCCGGAAAATGTCGTACCGCGATACCCCGGACGGACTGATGGCCCTCTCCCCGCTCGTGGGAAAAACACTCGACGAACTGACGCTTCCTGAAAATCCCCTGATTCTGATTGCTGAGGATCTGGAAAAACCGGGAAACCTGGGTACGATTCTGCGTACCGCCGATGCCACCGGCGTTGATGCGGTCATCGCCTGCGATCATAAAACCGACCTGAACAACCCCAATGTAATCCGCGCCAGTATTGGAACCATTTTCTTTATGCCGGTGGCCGAAGCTTCTTCGGAGGAAATGTTCGAATGGCTGAAAAAGAAAAACATACAATCTCTGGCCGCAGTGCCGGATGCCGAGACGGAATATACCGAAATCGACATGCGCGGCGGAACGGCGGTGGTGGTCGGCGCGGAAGATGAAGGATTGACGGAGCAATGGATTCAGAAGGCCGACCACGCGGTATCGATTCCAATGCTTGGAAAAAATGATTCTCTTAATGTCTCCACAGCAGCCGCTGTTCTTCTTTACGAAGCGGTTCGCCAACGCCGAACGGGCTTATAA
- the gspD gene encoding type II secretion system protein GspD, giving the protein MRIIITPMNYKTLFLSAIAASTLTVRPIYGQGLPPAAPPSMRPVPGASTTSAKPLPTAETAPAVQPAQSPVRVAPGLENAMYNFAFEGAPLEVVMEEYCRWTDKIYLKTDAVKANITLRSEKKIPVSEAIKVVEAILAMNNIALVPMGDKYVKVVQATAGDLTGQGLNIQMDPNTPLGSSSEFVTRIVTLRNVEIKEVQAAVQHVMHAYGKIMALQRSNSLMITDTEANIKRALEIIEFIDQASVQPESRIYQIQHAEAQEIASKLTEIIDAAQSDEAKTTSTTTGNRYARTPPGVIRAGAANNRNAAAAPTQASIGQTEGGSTTIIQGEVKVLADERTNIIIVFSQPENFHFFDEIIKVLDIEVEPATTFEVIHLEYADASDLSGTINDLIGAAGGSSRSSSSSGSRSSGTSRTSNARSTSGSSRTSVTPNAAPAGAPSIENLNRLSEDTKVLADERSNAILIMGSKGDIAVIKQLISELDIMLEQVIIEAAIFEIGLTDSLRHGIDWLYQASDNNKVGAWDGSSLVSTNGLGTVAAGALTYYQNITGIDTKTAINLAATDNDARLLATPVIMTTDNTEATLSIGEQRPVVTSTSTYNNSAGTTSSNYEYKDIGIQLTVTPRINPQRFVVMELTQQADQIGGSVTIDGNDVPVILNREFGASIAVPDGGTVALGGLIQTEVSDDVTKIPLLGDIPFLGRYLFSSVSKSETQRELVVLMTPYVIDDVAAMTDQTERLYKGTSLRQKDWKGSWSESELRYIEDPLKEGEIRQQPEQPEQAAPSATSEEIQALMDEMTQQGLQ; this is encoded by the coding sequence ATGCGGATTATAATTACGCCTATGAATTACAAAACTCTTTTTTTGTCGGCTATTGCAGCGTCTACTTTGACCGTCCGGCCTATCTATGGGCAGGGACTTCCTCCTGCCGCACCGCCTTCCATGCGGCCTGTACCGGGCGCTTCAACGACCTCGGCAAAACCTCTCCCGACGGCAGAAACCGCGCCGGCCGTTCAACCTGCGCAAAGCCCCGTTCGGGTGGCTCCCGGACTGGAAAACGCAATGTACAATTTTGCGTTTGAGGGAGCTCCGCTGGAAGTCGTAATGGAGGAATACTGTCGCTGGACGGACAAAATCTACCTCAAAACCGATGCCGTTAAGGCCAATATCACATTGCGTTCTGAAAAGAAAATCCCTGTTTCCGAAGCCATTAAGGTGGTTGAAGCCATTCTGGCTATGAACAACATCGCCCTTGTGCCCATGGGTGATAAATATGTGAAAGTGGTCCAGGCCACGGCCGGCGATCTGACCGGACAGGGACTGAATATCCAGATGGACCCGAACACTCCTCTGGGTTCCAGCAGTGAATTTGTTACGCGAATCGTCACCCTCCGGAATGTGGAAATCAAGGAGGTTCAGGCTGCCGTTCAGCATGTCATGCATGCATATGGAAAAATCATGGCGCTGCAACGGAGCAACAGTCTGATGATCACGGATACCGAAGCCAATATCAAACGGGCCCTCGAAATTATCGAATTCATCGACCAGGCCTCCGTTCAGCCGGAATCACGTATTTATCAGATTCAGCATGCGGAAGCACAGGAAATTGCCAGCAAGCTCACCGAAATCATCGATGCAGCCCAAAGCGACGAGGCCAAAACGACCTCAACAACAACCGGCAACCGCTATGCGCGGACTCCGCCCGGTGTCATCCGCGCCGGGGCGGCCAACAACCGTAACGCGGCGGCGGCACCCACTCAGGCCTCAATCGGGCAGACCGAAGGCGGTTCCACCACGATCATACAGGGCGAAGTAAAAGTTCTTGCGGACGAGCGAACCAACATCATCATCGTCTTCTCCCAGCCCGAAAACTTTCATTTCTTCGATGAAATTATCAAAGTCCTCGATATCGAAGTAGAACCGGCTACCACTTTTGAAGTCATTCATCTCGAATATGCCGATGCCTCCGACCTCTCCGGAACCATCAATGATCTGATCGGCGCGGCCGGCGGAAGTTCCCGCAGTTCCTCCTCTTCAGGTTCCCGCAGCTCCGGCACATCCCGTACATCAAACGCAAGATCCACCTCCGGCAGTTCACGCACCTCCGTTACCCCGAATGCCGCTCCGGCAGGCGCCCCTTCCATCGAAAATCTGAATCGGCTTTCCGAGGATACCAAGGTGCTGGCCGACGAACGTTCCAACGCCATTCTTATTATGGGCAGCAAAGGCGATATTGCTGTTATTAAACAACTGATCAGCGAACTCGATATCATGCTTGAACAGGTGATTATTGAAGCCGCCATTTTTGAAATCGGCCTCACCGACAGCCTCCGTCACGGAATCGACTGGCTCTATCAGGCTTCCGATAACAATAAAGTCGGCGCATGGGACGGCAGCTCGCTCGTCAGTACCAACGGCCTCGGAACTGTTGCTGCCGGCGCACTGACCTATTATCAGAACATTACCGGCATTGATACCAAGACGGCCATCAACCTGGCGGCGACCGATAACGATGCCCGTCTGCTGGCTACACCGGTTATTATGACAACCGATAACACCGAAGCCACGCTGAGCATCGGCGAACAGCGCCCGGTGGTAACATCGACCTCCACCTATAACAACAGTGCCGGTACAACGAGTTCAAACTATGAATATAAAGACATCGGTATCCAGCTTACGGTCACACCGCGGATTAATCCGCAGCGCTTTGTCGTGATGGAACTCACGCAGCAGGCCGACCAGATCGGCGGCAGCGTGACGATTGACGGCAACGATGTGCCGGTCATTCTCAATCGGGAATTCGGTGCTTCCATTGCGGTACCGGACGGCGGAACCGTTGCTCTCGGCGGTCTGATCCAGACTGAAGTGAGCGATGATGTCACCAAAATTCCGTTGCTGGGCGATATCCCGTTCCTCGGACGCTACCTGTTCAGCTCCGTCAGCAAATCGGAAACACAGCGCGAACTTGTCGTGCTCATGACCCCCTACGTAATTGACGATGTCGCCGCGATGACGGATCAGACTGAACGCCTTTATAAAGGGACCAGTCTGCGTCAGAAAGACTGGAAAGGTTCGTGGTCCGAAAGTGAACTGCGTTATATTGAAGATCCGCTGAAAGAAGGAGAAATCAGGCAGCAACCCGAACAGCCGGAACAGGCTGCCCCCTCAGCAACGTCTGAAGAAATACAGGCTCTGATGGATGAAATGACCCAGCAGGGACTCCAATAA
- a CDS encoding 2Fe-2S iron-sulfur cluster binding domain-containing protein, with protein MSMIEAEINGIPVSVPEGTTILDAAKEVGVQIPKLCYHSDLDAWAACGICVVKVEGSPKMLRACATAIAPGMKVLTHDPEVVEVRRTVLELILSTHPNDCLQCGRSGNCELQTLAADFGIREIPFEKRVEHIEPDTSTTSIVLNPEKCIKCGRCVLVCQEMQGVYALEFIGRGDGTRLAPAADVNLEESPCIKCGQCSAHCPVGAIYEKDETKMVWNEIKKHEKHCVVQVAPAVRVAIGEAFGMEPGELATGQLYAALRRLGFDAVFDTNFSADLTILEEGTEFVKRFTEGGELPQLTSCCPAWTDYMEKFATDFIPNFSSAKSPQQMLGAMAKTYYAEKAEIEAKDMFVVSIMPCTAKKFEVGRDDNMNSTGFQDVDVALTTRELARMIKQAGIDFRSLPEEKADSLLGTYSGAGTIFGVTGGVMEAALRSAYYLITKEDLADVNFMECRGLEGVKEAEIDIKGTKVRIAIAHQMGNIEAVLNRVREAKANGEPPPWHFIEVMACRGGCIGGGGQPHGATDEIRLQRTQGIYTDDEKSAVRCSHHNPEITRIYEDFLGEPCSHKAHELLHTGYIERAVYKK; from the coding sequence ATGTCTATGATTGAAGCTGAAATCAATGGAATCCCCGTAAGCGTCCCCGAAGGCACCACCATCCTGGATGCAGCCAAAGAAGTGGGCGTGCAGATTCCGAAACTCTGTTACCATTCCGACCTCGACGCCTGGGCCGCCTGCGGCATCTGCGTGGTCAAAGTGGAAGGTTCACCGAAAATGCTCCGCGCCTGCGCCACAGCCATTGCCCCGGGAATGAAAGTGCTGACCCACGATCCGGAAGTGGTGGAAGTCCGCCGCACGGTCCTGGAACTGATCCTCTCCACCCACCCGAATGACTGCCTCCAGTGCGGCCGCTCCGGCAACTGCGAACTGCAGACCCTTGCCGCAGATTTCGGTATTCGCGAAATTCCGTTTGAAAAACGGGTTGAACATATCGAGCCGGACACCTCGACAACGTCCATCGTGCTGAACCCGGAAAAATGTATCAAATGCGGCCGTTGCGTACTGGTCTGCCAGGAAATGCAGGGAGTTTATGCCCTGGAGTTTATCGGCCGCGGCGACGGAACCCGACTTGCTCCGGCGGCGGATGTGAATCTCGAGGAGTCCCCGTGCATCAAGTGCGGCCAGTGCTCTGCACATTGCCCGGTCGGTGCCATCTACGAAAAAGACGAAACCAAAATGGTCTGGAACGAAATCAAGAAGCACGAGAAACACTGCGTGGTCCAGGTGGCCCCGGCCGTACGCGTCGCCATCGGCGAAGCTTTCGGTATGGAACCCGGCGAGCTGGCGACCGGTCAGCTCTATGCAGCTCTGCGGCGTCTCGGTTTTGATGCTGTATTTGACACCAACTTCTCGGCCGACCTCACGATTCTTGAAGAAGGTACCGAGTTTGTAAAACGTTTCACCGAAGGCGGCGAACTTCCGCAGCTCACCTCCTGCTGTCCGGCCTGGACCGACTACATGGAAAAATTCGCCACCGACTTTATCCCGAACTTCTCCTCGGCAAAATCGCCTCAGCAGATGCTCGGCGCCATGGCCAAGACCTACTATGCTGAAAAAGCGGAAATCGAGGCCAAAGACATGTTCGTGGTTTCCATTATGCCCTGCACGGCCAAAAAATTCGAAGTCGGCCGGGATGACAATATGAACTCCACCGGATTCCAGGATGTGGATGTGGCACTCACCACCCGCGAACTGGCCCGGATGATCAAACAGGCCGGCATCGACTTCCGGTCTCTGCCGGAAGAAAAGGCAGACAGCCTGCTCGGCACCTACTCCGGTGCCGGTACGATCTTCGGTGTAACCGGCGGGGTTATGGAAGCCGCATTGCGGTCCGCTTATTACCTGATTACGAAGGAGGACCTCGCCGACGTAAACTTCATGGAATGCCGCGGTCTCGAAGGCGTAAAGGAAGCCGAAATCGACATTAAAGGCACCAAGGTCCGCATCGCTATTGCTCACCAGATGGGCAACATCGAAGCCGTTCTCAACCGTGTCCGCGAAGCCAAAGCCAACGGCGAGCCTCCCCCATGGCACTTCATCGAAGTTATGGCCTGCCGCGGCGGTTGCATCGGCGGCGGCGGTCAGCCGCACGGCGCGACCGACGAAATCCGGTTGCAGCGTACTCAGGGTATCTATACCGACGATGAAAAATCAGCCGTCCGCTGCTCGCATCACAACCCGGAAATCACCCGCATTTACGAAGATTTCCTCGGTGAACCCTGCAGCCACAAGGCGCATGAACTGCTCCACACCGGCTACATTGAACGCGCGGTCTATAAAAAATAG
- the nuoF gene encoding NADH-quinone oxidoreductase subunit NuoF — MAFKNYILVCAGTACESSKGVALYEALEKELKAQGVETEAQLVKTGCFGFCEQGPIVKILPDESFYVKVGPEHAKQIVAEHIIKGRQVKELLYDKNQASGTSSANIDFYQKQQRIVLRNCGVINPEYIDEYIARDGYAALEKVIFDMTPDQVIQELKDAGLRGRGGAGFPTGMKWSFTKDAPGDQKYVVCNADEGDPGAYMDRSTCEGDPHSVLEAMTIAGHTVGANQGFIYIRAEYPLAIERLENAIAQAREYGLLGENILGSDFSFDIELRLGAGAFVCGEETALLASIEGKRGMPIPRPPFPAVKGLWGKPTVINNVETWANIPMIILKGSKWFNSIGTETSKGTKVFALTGKINNSGLIEVPMGTTLREIIYDIGGGIKGGKKFKAAQTGGPSGGVITADYLDTPIDYESLMSIGSMMGSGGMIVMDEDDCMIDVTKFYLEFTVDESCGKCAPCRIGGRTNYNILDKISKGQGEMEDLDKLKELAQAMRKASLCGLGQTAPNPIMSTINYFEEEYLEHINDKKCRAGKCKDLMSYTIDAEKCIGCTACARVCPVGCISGEVKSPHIIDQEQCIKCGQCFEKCKFDAILKG, encoded by the coding sequence ATGGCATTTAAAAACTATATTCTCGTCTGCGCCGGAACGGCCTGTGAATCCAGCAAAGGCGTCGCACTCTATGAAGCGCTCGAAAAGGAACTCAAGGCCCAGGGCGTCGAAACCGAAGCCCAGCTCGTGAAAACCGGATGTTTCGGATTCTGCGAACAGGGCCCGATCGTTAAAATCCTGCCCGACGAATCCTTCTACGTTAAAGTCGGCCCGGAACACGCCAAACAGATTGTGGCGGAACACATTATTAAAGGGCGTCAGGTTAAGGAACTGCTCTACGACAAAAATCAGGCGTCCGGAACCAGCTCTGCCAATATAGATTTCTACCAGAAACAGCAGCGCATCGTCCTGCGTAACTGCGGCGTCATCAATCCGGAATATATCGATGAATATATTGCCCGCGATGGCTATGCCGCACTGGAAAAAGTCATCTTCGACATGACTCCGGACCAGGTCATTCAGGAACTGAAGGATGCCGGACTGCGCGGCCGCGGCGGTGCCGGGTTCCCAACCGGTATGAAATGGAGCTTCACCAAAGACGCCCCCGGCGATCAGAAATATGTCGTCTGTAACGCCGACGAAGGCGATCCCGGCGCATACATGGACCGTTCCACCTGCGAAGGCGACCCCCACTCCGTACTCGAAGCCATGACGATTGCCGGCCACACTGTCGGAGCCAACCAGGGTTTTATTTACATCCGCGCCGAATATCCGCTGGCCATTGAACGCCTCGAAAACGCCATTGCTCAGGCCCGCGAATACGGTCTGCTCGGTGAAAACATCCTTGGCTCAGACTTCAGCTTCGACATTGAGCTGCGCCTCGGTGCCGGTGCCTTTGTCTGCGGCGAAGAAACCGCCCTGCTCGCCTCCATCGAAGGCAAGCGCGGCATGCCGATTCCGCGCCCGCCCTTCCCGGCCGTCAAAGGTCTCTGGGGCAAACCGACCGTCATCAACAACGTCGAAACCTGGGCCAACATTCCGATGATCATCCTCAAAGGATCCAAGTGGTTCAACAGTATCGGCACCGAAACCTCAAAAGGAACCAAGGTATTTGCCCTCACCGGTAAAATCAACAATTCCGGACTGATCGAAGTCCCGATGGGCACCACGCTGCGCGAAATCATTTATGATATCGGCGGCGGCATCAAAGGCGGTAAAAAATTCAAAGCGGCCCAGACCGGCGGACCGTCCGGCGGTGTGATCACTGCCGACTATCTTGACACACCGATCGACTATGAAAGCCTCATGAGCATCGGCTCCATGATGGGCTCCGGCGGTATGATTGTGATGGACGAAGACGACTGCATGATCGACGTCACTAAATTCTACCTCGAATTCACCGTTGATGAATCCTGTGGCAAATGCGCCCCCTGCCGTATCGGCGGACGCACCAACTACAACATTCTCGACAAGATCTCCAAAGGTCAGGGCGAAATGGAGGATCTCGACAAGCTCAAAGAGCTGGCCCAGGCCATGCGCAAAGCGTCGCTCTGCGGCCTCGGACAGACCGCTCCGAACCCGATCATGTCGACCATAAATTATTTTGAGGAGGAATACCTCGAACACATCAACGACAAAAAGTGCCGCGCCGGCAAATGTAAAGATCTGATGTCCTACACCATCGATGCCGAAAAATGTATCGGTTGCACTGCCTGCGCCCGCGTCTGTCCGGTCGGCTGTATCAGCGGAGAAGTAAAAAGCCCGCATATCATCGACCAGGAACAGTGTATCAAATGCGGCCAGTGTTTCGAAAAATGTAAATTTGACGCCATCCTGAAGGGATAA
- a CDS encoding (2Fe-2S) ferredoxin domain-containing protein — MAKMTLDELRSLRDSKKKEMTQRDGDKNAQIVIGMGTCGIAAGAKEAFDAFLDELEKHNVNDTRITQTGCMGLCFSEPTVEVAVPGMPRVIYGNVDPDVARRIVNEHIIGKSLVSDHIFDKPAQDIIDGGLNNHGI, encoded by the coding sequence ATGGCTAAAATGACACTCGATGAACTGCGCAGTCTGCGCGATTCAAAAAAGAAAGAGATGACCCAGCGCGACGGGGATAAAAATGCGCAGATTGTCATCGGAATGGGTACCTGCGGCATTGCGGCCGGAGCCAAGGAGGCATTCGATGCCTTCCTTGACGAACTCGAAAAACATAATGTGAATGACACCCGGATCACACAGACCGGCTGCATGGGGCTCTGCTTTTCCGAACCGACCGTAGAGGTTGCGGTTCCGGGTATGCCGCGCGTCATATACGGCAATGTCGATCCGGACGTCGCCCGCCGCATCGTTAACGAACATATCATCGGCAAATCGCTGGTTTCGGATCATATCTTCGACAAACCGGCACAGGACATCATCGATGGGGGACTGAATAACCATGGCATTTAA
- a CDS encoding ATP-binding protein, protein MHATLCDLITDLVQNAFEAGASEITLKVEETDTHLKIVIQDNGKGMNAKTLAKAKDPFWSDGKHRHRKVGLGLPFLFQTAEMTGGSAEIESEEGTGTTVTCNLDPRNVDLPAFGSFTPAAVSLMTYGFEGNLTIEHRRNEKHYSVSRNDLVDALGNLNTSENMALLKQFIQSNEEELR, encoded by the coding sequence ATGCATGCCACCCTCTGCGATCTGATCACCGATCTGGTGCAGAACGCGTTCGAGGCCGGCGCAAGTGAAATAACCCTTAAGGTCGAGGAGACGGACACCCATTTAAAGATCGTTATTCAGGACAACGGAAAAGGAATGAATGCGAAAACGCTGGCCAAAGCCAAAGATCCGTTCTGGTCGGACGGCAAACACCGGCATCGCAAAGTGGGCCTCGGCCTCCCCTTCCTGTTCCAGACGGCGGAAATGACAGGTGGATCGGCGGAGATCGAATCAGAAGAAGGTACCGGTACTACGGTGACCTGCAACCTCGATCCCCGGAACGTGGATCTTCCAGCGTTCGGCAGCTTCACCCCGGCCGCCGTTTCCCTGATGACTTACGGATTTGAAGGAAATCTGACCATAGAACACCGCAGGAACGAAAAACACTACTCAGTGAGCAGAAACGATCTCGTCGACGCCCTGGGCAACCTGAATACCTCGGAAAATATGGCCCTGCTCAAACAGTTTATACAAAGCAACGAAGAGGAACTCCGATAG
- a CDS encoding NAD(P)H-dependent oxidoreductase subunit E: MTATAEEKMLTPAIDAFIEKWKKKPGNLIMILHRVQEEFGYIPRQAAFEVADALNIPVAKIYGVITFYHFFKLTKPGRNQIAVCMGTACYLKGGEDLIKECERILGVGLNSVTEDGEFSVEAVRCIGCCGLAPVLTVNGEVFGDVDTKDMKKIIDQFEGK, from the coding sequence ATGACCGCTACTGCTGAAGAAAAAATGCTCACACCGGCCATCGACGCTTTCATTGAAAAGTGGAAGAAAAAACCGGGTAATCTGATTATGATTCTGCACCGGGTTCAGGAGGAGTTCGGCTACATTCCGCGTCAGGCGGCCTTCGAAGTGGCGGACGCTCTCAACATTCCGGTGGCCAAAATCTACGGAGTCATCACCTTCTATCATTTCTTTAAACTCACCAAACCCGGCAGAAACCAGATTGCAGTCTGCATGGGTACTGCCTGCTATCTCAAAGGCGGCGAAGATCTGATCAAAGAATGCGAGCGTATTCTCGGCGTCGGCCTCAACTCCGTCACCGAAGACGGCGAGTTCTCGGTGGAAGCGGTCCGCTGCATCGGCTGCTGCGGCCTCGCCCCGGTGCTCACGGTTAACGGCGAAGTCTTCGGTGATGTCGACACCAAGGACATGAAAAAGATCATCGACCAGTTTGAAGGAAAGTAA
- a CDS encoding redox-sensing transcriptional repressor Rex has product MEFPMIGNQEVIRRLAKYRNVMRKMKALGLVKVFSDNLADACGVSASLVRKDFSMFNITGNKRGGYRIDDIVARLNVLLGKDKKQKIVIIGCGKLGQALMNHNGFPRVGIRVAAGFDSDPRVLDAEAPIPIFHIKRIREFIDANKIKVAALTVPEPSAQSMVETLKKTCCCGVINFAPIALKSDDDILIHNINIEQEIENLFYNIHFAEMQRSGKE; this is encoded by the coding sequence ATGGAGTTTCCAATGATTGGGAATCAGGAAGTTATTCGGCGGCTCGCTAAATACCGTAATGTGATGCGTAAGATGAAGGCGCTGGGTCTGGTGAAGGTGTTTTCCGATAATCTGGCCGATGCCTGCGGTGTGTCGGCCTCGCTGGTCCGGAAAGATTTTTCCATGTTTAATATTACGGGAAACAAGCGCGGGGGATATCGGATTGACGACATTGTGGCCCGGCTCAATGTGCTGCTCGGAAAGGATAAAAAACAGAAGATTGTGATTATCGGTTGCGGAAAACTGGGTCAGGCCCTGATGAATCATAACGGATTTCCAAGGGTGGGCATCCGGGTGGCGGCGGGTTTTGATTCCGATCCGCGGGTTCTTGATGCAGAAGCACCCATTCCGATTTTTCATATCAAACGTATTCGTGAATTCATTGACGCCAATAAAATTAAAGTTGCGGCGCTGACCGTGCCCGAACCTTCGGCACAGAGCATGGTGGAAACCCTGAAAAAAACATGCTGTTGCGGAGTGATTAATTTTGCACCGATTGCATTGAAAAGTGACGACGATATTCTGATTCATAACATCAATATCGAGCAGGAAATCGAAAACCTCTTCTACAATATCCATTTTGCCGAAATGCAGCGTTCAGGAAAAGAATAG
- a CDS encoding Gfo/Idh/MocA family oxidoreductase, whose amino-acid sequence MKKIYWGIIGCGGIANKFADGLAVLPGGELYAGASRTPGKAEAFIEKHGGTTAYTDYSALVVDPRVDAVYVATTHNFHYENVKLCLEHGKHVLCEKPMTLNARQAGELAELAAANGLFLMEAMWTRFIPGIRELQRLLKEGVIGDVRSVRADFHIGGRAFPKDGRLWNRDLAGGSLLDLGIYPITFADLVMGGDLPETVKSDVFIGRTGVDDRSFYQLTYSGGRFAQLSSSFTSSAPVEAVIAGDSGFVRVPCFFHPVEFEICRFGEELETLRFPFPDKEGFKFEIEEAMSCIAAGKTESEIHPLSKTRQMLELMDTLRAQWNLSYPGE is encoded by the coding sequence ATGAAAAAAATATACTGGGGAATTATCGGTTGTGGAGGGATTGCGAACAAGTTTGCCGATGGGCTGGCCGTACTGCCGGGGGGCGAACTTTATGCCGGGGCCTCGCGCACGCCGGGCAAAGCGGAGGCGTTCATTGAAAAACACGGAGGGACGACGGCCTATACGGATTACAGCGCACTGGTAGTCGATCCCCGGGTGGATGCGGTCTATGTGGCCACCACGCACAATTTCCATTATGAAAATGTAAAGCTCTGCCTTGAGCACGGGAAACATGTGCTCTGCGAAAAACCGATGACGCTGAATGCGCGGCAGGCCGGTGAACTGGCGGAGCTGGCCGCGGCGAACGGCCTTTTTCTGATGGAGGCGATGTGGACGCGTTTTATTCCGGGGATCCGGGAGCTTCAACGGCTGCTGAAGGAAGGCGTGATTGGGGATGTCCGTTCAGTTCGGGCCGATTTCCACATCGGAGGACGGGCATTTCCGAAAGACGGACGGCTGTGGAACCGCGATCTGGCCGGCGGGTCGCTGCTTGATCTGGGCATTTATCCGATTACTTTTGCCGATCTCGTCATGGGCGGTGATCTGCCGGAAACGGTCAAAAGCGATGTCTTTATAGGTAGGACCGGCGTGGATGATCGGTCGTTCTATCAACTGACGTATTCCGGCGGACGTTTTGCGCAGCTCAGTTCGTCATTCACATCCAGTGCGCCGGTTGAGGCGGTTATTGCCGGAGATTCGGGCTTTGTCCGTGTGCCCTGTTTTTTTCATCCGGTCGAATTTGAAATCTGCCGCTTTGGTGAAGAGCTGGAAACCCTGAGGTTTCCGTTTCCCGACAAAGAGGGTTTTAAGTTTGAAATTGAGGAGGCTATGAGCTGTATTGCCGCCGGAAAAACTGAGAGTGAGATCCATCCTCTTTCGAAAACGCGGCAGATGCTGGAGCTTATGGATACACTTCGTGCACAATGGAATTTAAGTTATCCCGGAGAATAA